From one Plantibacter flavus genomic stretch:
- the smpB gene encoding SsrA-binding protein SmpB, with protein sequence MPRERGENVVATNRKARHDYTIEDTYEAGMVLTGTEVKSLRAGRASLVDGYAFIDRREAWLDAVHIPEYGQGTWTNHPPRRKRKLLLHREQIDKIAHKIAPGGFTLVPLKIYFKDGKAKVEIAVAKGKKEYDKRHALREKQDTREAARAMATRNRLGE encoded by the coding sequence GTGCCGAGGGAACGGGGCGAGAACGTCGTGGCCACGAATCGCAAGGCCCGCCACGACTACACGATCGAGGACACCTACGAGGCCGGCATGGTCTTGACGGGTACCGAGGTGAAGTCGCTGCGAGCCGGGCGGGCGTCGCTCGTCGACGGGTACGCCTTCATCGACCGCCGTGAGGCGTGGCTCGACGCGGTGCACATCCCCGAGTACGGCCAGGGCACGTGGACGAACCACCCGCCGCGGCGCAAGCGCAAACTGCTGCTGCACCGCGAGCAGATCGACAAGATCGCCCACAAGATCGCCCCCGGTGGGTTCACCCTCGTGCCGTTGAAGATCTACTTCAAGGACGGCAAGGCCAAGGTGGAGATCGCCGTGGCGAAGGGTAAGAAGGAATACGACAAGCGGCATGCCCTGCGCGAGAAGCAGGACACCCGTGAGGCCGCGCGTGCGATGGCCACCAGGAACCGGCTCGGCGAATAG
- a CDS encoding Na+/H+ antiporter subunit A → MATILLVFAAIAVATPTLTRVLSTKVFYVIACMPAAAFVWTLFQAGTITAGGTVVETIEWIPQLSIALSFRMDTLAWLLSLVVTGVGALVLLYCGRYFSSTEPGLGRFAALLFAFAGTMFGLVTADDIIVMFMFWEITSVLSYLLIGHYTDRKESRGAALQALLVTTFGGLVMLVGVIMISVQAQSTSLASIVEQGLTGPATTVAILLILVGAISKSALVPFHFWLPAAMAAPTPVSAYLHAAAMVKAGIYLVARLAPGYADTPGWDAMLVGLGVLTMVAGAWRSLRQYDLKLVLAYGTVSQLGFLMVISGYGTRDSALAAVALLLAHAIYKAALFLVVGIIDHRAGTRDWRHLSGLGRQTPVLAVIAAIAVASMAGIPPLFGFVAKEAVFTSLLEGALEGDVWGWVAIIGTAVGSVLTVAYSARFLWGAFGDRRGAAPTELHAESGTIMIAPGILAVATIALGFATKPIDTVLAPYADSVGEGDYHLALWHGLEPALGISAVVVLLGLLLFRWRLPVARLQDRLPPLIDSSKGYWAATQGIDRLSAKVTLFAQRGGLVQYLSTILVVFVLTLGMIALLGRAWPSEIRLWDYPAQVAIAFIMATAAIAAARAKQRMAAVLLVGVTGFGLVALFALHGAPDLALTQALVETITIVVFVLVLRRLPAKIAQRNAPVHRVRRVVIGTLTGLVMGLIGVIALGARQAESIATELPRLAVEEGHGKNIVNVMLVDIRAWDTMGEISVLVVVATGIASLLFVSQRGAEVPRLSGARRRRIPGLRSQVVSDPHLADSEMEAPRDAVGRHSWLIGGRAIAEANRSILLEVLVRLLFHPAIVVSVFLLFVGHNEPGGGFAGGLLAGLALVMRYLAGGRYELGEAVPIDAGKVLGVGLLLAVGTAVGSLFFGGEALQSAYFSADVPILGHLSFGTSSIFDIGVYLVVVGLALDILRSLGAEVDRQQEEADIDEQSTDEFSASEVEQ, encoded by the coding sequence ATGGCGACAATCCTGCTTGTTTTTGCTGCGATCGCCGTCGCCACGCCCACACTCACTCGAGTGCTGTCGACGAAGGTCTTCTACGTCATCGCGTGTATGCCCGCGGCGGCATTCGTCTGGACGCTCTTCCAGGCCGGCACGATCACGGCCGGCGGCACGGTCGTCGAGACGATCGAGTGGATCCCGCAACTGAGCATCGCGCTCTCGTTCCGGATGGACACGCTCGCCTGGCTGCTGTCCCTCGTCGTCACCGGCGTCGGTGCCCTCGTATTGCTCTACTGCGGCCGCTACTTCTCGTCGACCGAGCCCGGCCTCGGTCGCTTCGCCGCGCTCCTGTTCGCCTTCGCCGGCACGATGTTCGGCCTCGTAACCGCCGACGACATCATCGTCATGTTCATGTTCTGGGAGATCACGAGTGTGCTCTCCTACCTGCTCATCGGGCACTACACCGATCGCAAGGAGAGTCGCGGTGCCGCGCTCCAGGCGCTCCTGGTGACCACATTCGGCGGGCTCGTCATGCTCGTCGGCGTCATCATGATCTCCGTGCAGGCGCAGAGCACCTCGCTCGCCTCGATCGTCGAGCAGGGCCTGACCGGCCCCGCGACCACCGTCGCCATCCTCCTCATCCTCGTCGGGGCGATCTCGAAGTCCGCGCTCGTGCCGTTCCACTTCTGGCTGCCCGCCGCGATGGCCGCACCGACGCCCGTGAGCGCATACCTGCATGCTGCGGCCATGGTGAAGGCCGGGATCTACCTCGTCGCGAGGCTCGCTCCCGGTTACGCCGACACCCCGGGTTGGGACGCGATGCTCGTCGGCCTGGGGGTCCTCACCATGGTCGCCGGAGCCTGGCGGTCGCTGCGTCAGTACGACCTCAAGCTGGTCCTGGCCTACGGGACGGTGAGCCAGCTCGGATTCCTCATGGTCATCTCGGGGTACGGCACCCGCGATTCGGCCCTGGCCGCCGTCGCGCTCCTGCTCGCCCACGCCATCTACAAGGCGGCGCTCTTCCTCGTCGTCGGCATCATCGACCACCGTGCTGGGACGCGTGACTGGCGGCACCTCTCCGGTCTGGGACGCCAGACGCCGGTGCTCGCCGTCATCGCGGCGATCGCGGTCGCGTCGATGGCCGGCATCCCACCGCTCTTCGGGTTCGTCGCGAAGGAGGCGGTCTTCACCTCGCTGCTGGAGGGCGCGCTCGAGGGCGACGTGTGGGGGTGGGTCGCGATCATCGGGACCGCCGTCGGGTCCGTGCTGACCGTCGCGTACAGCGCCCGATTCCTCTGGGGCGCCTTCGGTGACCGACGCGGCGCCGCGCCGACCGAACTGCATGCCGAATCCGGAACGATCATGATCGCGCCGGGCATCCTCGCCGTCGCGACCATCGCTCTCGGCTTCGCGACGAAGCCCATCGACACGGTGCTCGCGCCGTACGCGGACTCCGTGGGGGAGGGCGACTACCACCTCGCACTCTGGCACGGCCTCGAGCCGGCGCTTGGCATCTCGGCCGTCGTGGTGCTGCTCGGTCTGCTGCTCTTCCGCTGGAGGCTCCCGGTCGCGCGTCTGCAGGACCGCCTGCCACCGCTCATCGACTCGTCGAAGGGCTACTGGGCGGCGACCCAGGGCATCGACCGGCTCTCCGCGAAGGTCACCCTGTTCGCCCAGCGCGGCGGGCTCGTCCAGTACCTGTCCACCATCCTCGTAGTCTTCGTCCTCACCCTCGGCATGATCGCCCTCCTCGGGCGCGCTTGGCCGAGCGAGATCCGACTGTGGGACTATCCCGCCCAGGTGGCCATCGCCTTCATCATGGCGACCGCGGCGATCGCGGCCGCCCGCGCGAAGCAGCGCATGGCCGCTGTGCTCCTCGTCGGCGTCACCGGGTTCGGGCTCGTCGCACTGTTCGCCCTGCACGGCGCTCCCGACCTCGCGCTCACTCAGGCCCTCGTCGAGACGATCACGATCGTGGTGTTCGTCCTCGTGCTCCGCCGACTGCCGGCCAAGATCGCGCAGCGCAACGCCCCGGTCCACCGCGTCCGTCGGGTCGTCATCGGGACGCTGACCGGCCTGGTCATGGGGCTCATCGGGGTCATCGCCCTGGGCGCGCGGCAGGCCGAGAGCATCGCGACCGAGCTGCCACGGCTCGCCGTCGAGGAGGGCCACGGCAAGAACATCGTGAACGTCATGCTCGTCGACATCCGGGCCTGGGACACCATGGGGGAGATCTCCGTGCTCGTCGTGGTGGCCACCGGTATCGCGAGCCTGCTCTTCGTCTCACAGCGGGGCGCCGAGGTCCCGCGCCTCAGCGGTGCGCGGCGCCGACGTATCCCGGGCCTCCGATCCCAGGTCGTGTCGGACCCCCACCTCGCGGACAGCGAGATGGAGGCGCCTCGCGACGCGGTGGGGCGGCACTCATGGCTCATCGGTGGCCGGGCGATCGCCGAGGCGAACCGTTCGATCCTCCTCGAGGTCCTCGTGCGGCTCCTCTTCCACCCGGCGATCGTCGTCTCCGTCTTCCTCCTCTTCGTCGGCCACAACGAGCCGGGCGGCGGCTTCGCCGGTGGTCTGCTCGCCGGCCTCGCGCTCGTGATGCGGTATCTCGCCGGCGGACGTTACGAGCTCGGCGAAGCCGTGCCGATCGACGCGGGCAAGGTGCTCGGCGTCGGGCTGCTGCTCGCGGTGGGGACGGCCGTCGGGTCCCTGTTCTTCGGCGGCGAGGCGCTCCAGTCCGCGTACTTCTCGGCCGACGTCCCGATCCTCGGACACCTCTCGTTCGGCACGTCCAGCATCTTCGACATCGGCGTCTACCTCGTCGTCGTCGGACTGGCACTCGACATCCTGCGCAGTCTCGGGGCCGAAGTCGACCGTCAACAGGAGGAAGCCGACATCGACGAGCAGAGTACGGACGAGTTCTCGGCGAGTGAGGTCGAGCAATGA
- a CDS encoding sodium:proton antiporter: MSASLTLVVLMAVMYGTGVYVMLERSLTRFLIGFVLVGNATNLLILIMSGPSGTAPLVTGTASDERMVDPVPQVLMLTAIVINFGVTAFILALIYRTWWLAQLGDEGDTLSDEHADDTEAATEAVFNQVDLDDEAIQRVLDESNEHGDDRKTTRKGAGE, encoded by the coding sequence ATGAGCGCCTCACTGACCCTCGTCGTCCTGATGGCCGTCATGTACGGCACCGGGGTGTACGTCATGCTCGAGCGGAGCCTCACCAGGTTCCTCATCGGGTTCGTGCTCGTCGGTAACGCGACGAACCTGCTCATCCTGATCATGAGCGGCCCGAGCGGCACCGCACCGCTCGTCACGGGCACCGCCTCCGACGAACGCATGGTCGACCCGGTGCCGCAGGTGCTCATGCTCACGGCCATCGTCATCAACTTCGGCGTGACCGCCTTCATCCTGGCGCTCATCTACCGGACCTGGTGGTTGGCGCAGCTCGGCGATGAGGGTGACACCCTCAGCGACGAGCACGCCGACGACACCGAGGCGGCGACGGAGGCGGTCTTCAACCAGGTCGACCTGGACGACGAGGCCATCCAACGGGTCCTCGACGAGAGCAACGAGCACGGCGACGATCGCAAGACGACCAGGAAGGGGGCAGGCGAATGA
- a CDS encoding Na+/H+ antiporter subunit D, which produces MNALVPLVVMIPLIGSAIALMFRNRRKTQVAISVIALTAVTVISAILLAAVDQSGTIVVELGGWSPPWGIVLVVDRLSAIMLLVAALMLLGVLIFAIGQGIVDGDRETPVSIFHPTYLVLAAGLFDAFVAGDLFNMYVGFEMLLASSYVLLTLGGTGARIRAGVTYIVISLMSSLLFVAAIALIYGATGTVTIALVADRVRDLPMEVQAILCAALLLGFAVKAAVFPLSFWLPDSYPTAPAPVTAVFAGLLTKVGVYAIIRTDTLIFKDVPLATPLMVIAFLTLLIGIFGAVAQADIKRLLSFTLVSHIGYMIFGIAVGGVAGTAATIYYIVHHIVVQTTLFLTTGLVERIGGTTSISRLGGILKASPIVGVLFFIGAMNLGGIPPFSGFLGKIGLFQAGVALGDPLSYILIAAGAATSLLTLYALARVWNMGFWRGKDEVAGYSSPLLDQLAESPEDSGSVDTKTISRPMIGATTGMVALTLALTVFAGPLFGLATRAAENIEDPDNYITAVFPDGTEHLK; this is translated from the coding sequence ATGAACGCACTCGTCCCGCTCGTGGTCATGATCCCGTTGATCGGCTCGGCGATCGCGCTCATGTTCCGCAACCGCCGCAAGACGCAGGTGGCGATCAGCGTCATCGCGCTCACCGCGGTGACCGTGATCAGCGCGATCCTGCTCGCGGCCGTCGACCAGAGCGGTACGATCGTCGTCGAGCTCGGCGGCTGGTCCCCGCCGTGGGGGATCGTGCTCGTCGTCGACCGGCTGTCGGCGATCATGCTGCTCGTCGCGGCCCTGATGCTGCTGGGCGTCCTCATCTTCGCCATCGGTCAGGGCATCGTCGACGGCGACCGCGAGACGCCGGTGTCGATCTTCCACCCGACCTACCTGGTCCTGGCGGCCGGGCTGTTCGACGCCTTCGTCGCGGGCGACCTCTTCAACATGTACGTCGGCTTCGAGATGCTCCTCGCATCCAGCTACGTCCTCCTCACCCTGGGCGGCACCGGAGCGCGGATCCGCGCCGGCGTCACGTACATCGTCATCAGCCTCATGTCGTCGCTGCTCTTCGTCGCCGCGATCGCCCTCATCTACGGCGCGACGGGCACGGTGACGATCGCCCTCGTGGCGGACCGCGTGCGCGACCTGCCGATGGAGGTGCAGGCGATCCTCTGCGCCGCACTCCTGCTCGGGTTCGCGGTGAAGGCTGCGGTGTTCCCGCTGTCGTTCTGGCTTCCCGACTCCTACCCGACCGCGCCGGCGCCGGTCACGGCGGTGTTCGCGGGCCTGCTGACGAAGGTGGGTGTGTACGCGATCATCCGGACCGACACGCTCATCTTCAAGGACGTGCCGCTCGCGACACCCTTGATGGTCATCGCCTTCCTGACCCTGCTCATCGGCATCTTCGGCGCGGTCGCCCAGGCCGACATCAAACGATTGTTGTCGTTCACGCTCGTGAGTCACATCGGCTACATGATCTTCGGCATCGCCGTCGGCGGGGTCGCCGGGACCGCCGCGACGATCTACTACATCGTCCACCACATCGTCGTCCAGACCACGCTGTTCCTCACCACCGGTCTCGTCGAGCGGATCGGTGGGACGACCTCCATCTCCCGGCTCGGCGGCATCCTGAAGGCCTCCCCGATCGTCGGCGTGCTGTTCTTCATCGGAGCGATGAACCTCGGCGGCATCCCGCCGTTCTCGGGCTTCCTCGGCAAGATCGGGCTGTTCCAGGCGGGTGTCGCCCTGGGTGACCCGCTGTCGTACATCCTCATCGCCGCCGGAGCCGCGACCTCGCTCCTGACCCTGTACGCCCTGGCACGCGTGTGGAACATGGGCTTCTGGCGCGGGAAGGACGAGGTCGCCGGATACTCGTCGCCGTTGCTCGACCAGCTCGCGGAGAGCCCCGAGGACTCGGGCTCGGTCGACACCAAGACCATCTCGCGCCCGATGATCGGTGCCACGACCGGCATGGTCGCGTTGACCCTCGCCCTCACGGTCTTCGCGGGGCCGCTCTTCGGACTGGCCACGCGCGCGGCAGAGAACATCGAGGACCCGGACAACTACATCACCGCGGTCTTCCCCGACGGAACGGAGCACCTGAAGTAA
- a CDS encoding Na+/H+ antiporter subunit E, producing the protein MQPSRRRALFSQALLLAGLILLWCLLWGMFDLLTLVTGLGVALLVSFLFYLPAVELSGRINLWRTAIFLGKLLVDIVRASAEIAWLVLKPRFRSSNAVIAVRLRTTSDLIMSWTAEAVSIVPGSIVVDLDRTASTLYLHALNVHDDADIDAVVAEVLGTERRLILAIGSRAEADALRHDHDHVSIGRGQ; encoded by the coding sequence ATGCAACCGTCACGCCGTCGCGCACTGTTCAGCCAGGCCCTCCTCCTGGCCGGACTCATCCTGCTCTGGTGTCTCCTCTGGGGGATGTTCGACCTGCTCACCCTCGTGACCGGCCTCGGGGTCGCGTTGCTGGTGTCGTTCCTGTTCTACCTGCCGGCCGTCGAGCTGAGCGGCCGCATCAACCTCTGGCGGACCGCGATCTTCCTGGGCAAGCTCCTCGTCGACATCGTGCGGGCGAGTGCGGAGATCGCGTGGCTCGTCCTCAAGCCGAGGTTCCGGTCCAGCAACGCGGTGATCGCGGTCCGCCTGCGGACGACCTCCGACCTCATCATGAGCTGGACGGCCGAGGCGGTCTCGATCGTCCCGGGCTCGATCGTGGTCGACCTCGACCGCACGGCCTCGACGCTCTACCTGCACGCGCTCAACGTGCATGACGACGCCGACATCGACGCGGTCGTCGCCGAGGTCCTCGGGACGGAGCGACGGCTCATCCTCGCGATCGGTTCCCGCGCCGAGGCGGACGCCCTCCGCCACGACCATGACCACGTCTCGATCGGAAGGGGGCAGTGA
- a CDS encoding monovalent cation/H+ antiporter complex subunit F, protein MLVVIIIVSVLFGAAALAAVYRIIRGPSLLDRVIASDVLVATVMCAIGAEMAINRHTDGLPVLLALAMFAIVGSVSVARFMSKQDDA, encoded by the coding sequence ATGCTCGTCGTGATCATCATCGTCTCCGTGCTGTTCGGTGCCGCGGCCCTCGCGGCGGTCTATCGGATCATCCGCGGGCCGAGCCTCCTCGACCGCGTGATCGCCTCCGACGTGCTCGTCGCCACCGTCATGTGCGCGATCGGGGCCGAGATGGCGATCAACCGTCACACGGACGGCCTGCCGGTCCTCCTGGCGCTCGCGATGTTCGCGATCGTCGGCTCGGTCAGCGTCGCACGGTTCATGTCGAAGCAGGACGACGCATGA
- the mnhG gene encoding monovalent cation/H(+) antiporter subunit G: MTGELIRDIVTGALVLVGAIMCFAAGVGLLRFPDVLSRLHAATKPQILGLIAIMADVAVSSPTVGTITIAIAIIVFQSLTAPISAHMVARAAYRSGNFDEAVLVRDELAGREELGEERHPGHTPE; this comes from the coding sequence ATGACCGGCGAGCTGATCCGCGACATCGTCACCGGGGCACTCGTGCTCGTCGGGGCGATCATGTGCTTCGCCGCCGGTGTCGGCCTGCTGCGCTTCCCCGACGTGTTGTCCCGTCTGCACGCGGCGACCAAACCGCAGATCCTCGGGCTCATCGCGATCATGGCGGACGTCGCCGTCTCGAGCCCGACGGTCGGGACCATCACGATCGCGATCGCGATCATCGTGTTCCAGAGCCTCACCGCGCCGATCTCCGCGCACATGGTCGCCCGGGCGGCCTACCGCAGCGGCAACTTCGACGAGGCCGTCCTCGTCCGCGACGAGCTCGCGGGACGCGAAGAACTCGGCGAGGAACGACATCCCGGCCACACGCCCGAATAG
- a CDS encoding DNA topoisomerase IB, translating into MVRLRRSDVNGQGIRRVRSGRGFSYRLPDGSLLDDQEIRARIDGLVVPPAWNDVWITPYANGHIQATGIDAAGRRQYLYHPSWRERQDRSKFDRALALAEALPAARGRVTRDLRLEGYPLARVSAGAFRMLDTGSLRVGGEQYAEANGSHGLSTLEGAHARVSGDIVALKFPAKSGQPWESDIVDADLASLIRSLKRRGPHARLLAWKDGNRWRHLQASQINDYVRAQTNGEFTAKDFRTLHGTVAAAESLAKTGPVQTKTARSKALAQAMRDAAAVLGNTPAIAKSSYVDPRVVDRYTHGETIPPDGRGSPETALRVLLVGTDDPS; encoded by the coding sequence ATGGTACGACTGAGGCGCAGCGACGTGAACGGCCAGGGCATCCGACGGGTTCGGTCCGGGCGCGGCTTCAGCTACCGGTTGCCGGACGGTTCGCTCCTCGACGATCAGGAGATCCGAGCCCGGATCGACGGTCTGGTGGTCCCTCCAGCCTGGAACGACGTCTGGATCACTCCTTATGCCAACGGGCACATCCAGGCGACCGGTATCGACGCGGCCGGGCGGCGGCAGTACCTCTACCACCCGTCGTGGCGCGAGCGTCAGGACCGGAGTAAGTTCGACCGCGCCCTGGCCCTCGCCGAGGCCCTCCCGGCCGCGCGAGGTCGGGTCACCCGGGACCTTCGGCTCGAGGGGTACCCGCTCGCACGGGTGTCGGCCGGCGCCTTCCGCATGCTCGACACGGGCTCCCTCCGCGTGGGCGGAGAGCAGTACGCGGAGGCGAACGGGAGTCACGGCCTGTCGACCCTGGAGGGTGCGCATGCTCGCGTGAGCGGCGACATCGTCGCACTGAAGTTCCCGGCGAAGAGTGGGCAGCCCTGGGAGTCCGACATCGTCGACGCCGACCTGGCCTCACTCATCCGCTCCCTGAAGCGCCGTGGACCGCACGCCCGCCTCCTGGCCTGGAAGGACGGGAACCGGTGGCGGCACCTCCAGGCGAGCCAGATCAACGACTACGTCCGGGCGCAGACGAACGGCGAGTTCACCGCGAAGGACTTCCGGACCTTGCACGGCACCGTCGCGGCTGCGGAGAGCCTGGCGAAGACCGGACCCGTGCAGACCAAGACGGCACGCTCGAAGGCACTCGCGCAGGCCATGCGTGACGCAGCAGCGGTCCTCGGCAACACCCCGGCGATCGCGAAGTCCAGCTACGTCGACCCGCGGGTCGTCGATCGCTACACGCACGGCGAGACGATCCCACCGGACGGTCGCGGCTCACCGGAGACGGCGCTGCGCGTCCTGCTCGTGGGGACGGACGACCCGTCCTAG
- a CDS encoding inositol monophosphatase family protein has protein sequence MTEPVTVSPADLDLALRLADAADRIAMGRFEARDLDVSTKPDRSHVTDADLAVERAIRGILETERPDDGVFGEEYGAQGPTDRQWIIDPIDGTANFLRGVSNWATLISLAVDGVPVVGVVSAPAMHARWWGAIGHGAWGIRFGETTPRRLSVSGVSDLADASFSFQSIAQWASVGRIPQLLALCGSLWRDRAIGDMWPYMLLAEGSIDAVAEFGVQEYDLGAHVPIVLEAGGRFTDIDGIETISTRSSLATNGRLHDAFLAELPPVG, from the coding sequence GTGACCGAACCCGTGACCGTCTCCCCCGCCGACCTCGATCTCGCGCTCCGGCTCGCCGACGCGGCCGACCGCATCGCCATGGGCCGCTTCGAGGCACGCGACCTCGACGTCTCCACCAAGCCGGACCGCTCGCACGTCACCGACGCCGACCTCGCCGTCGAACGCGCCATCCGCGGCATCCTCGAGACCGAGCGCCCGGACGACGGCGTGTTCGGCGAGGAGTACGGCGCGCAGGGCCCGACGGATCGACAGTGGATCATCGACCCGATCGACGGGACGGCGAACTTCCTCCGCGGTGTCTCGAACTGGGCGACGCTCATCTCCCTCGCCGTCGACGGCGTCCCGGTCGTCGGCGTCGTCAGTGCACCCGCCATGCACGCCCGCTGGTGGGGCGCCATCGGGCACGGCGCGTGGGGCATCCGGTTCGGTGAGACCACCCCTCGCCGGCTGTCCGTCTCGGGCGTCTCCGACCTCGCCGACGCGTCCTTCAGTTTCCAGAGCATCGCGCAGTGGGCCTCGGTCGGGCGGATCCCGCAGCTGCTGGCCCTGTGCGGCTCCCTGTGGCGCGATCGGGCCATCGGCGACATGTGGCCCTACATGCTGCTCGCCGAAGGCTCGATCGACGCCGTGGCCGAATTCGGCGTGCAGGAGTACGACCTGGGCGCCCACGTGCCGATCGTCCTCGAGGCCGGCGGTCGCTTCACGGACATTGACGGCATCGAGACCATCTCCACACGGAGCTCCCTCGCGACGAACGGGCGCCTGCACGACGCCTTCCTCGCCGAGCTGCCGCCAGTCGGCTGA
- a CDS encoding sugar phosphate isomerase/epimerase family protein, which translates to MSTSCVYPLGTRRAFELAAEAGYDGVEVMVTQDRVTQDADALRGLAAETGLDILSIHAPVLTRTAFVWGRDHREKLRRSAELAAAVGASTVVVHPPFRWQRRYAHAFVDLVAELTETHGLELAVENMACFQSRGLRVQPFAFGYDPAPLACAALTLDFSHAALAGEDSLEIATRYGDRLRHVHLCDGTAPSPRGPFLDEHLLPGAGEQPVAEVLELLRAADWSGSIVAEVHLPATGGDTLRLAQLRASLAFAKRAFASTGENPKESPDAGASPTG; encoded by the coding sequence ATGAGCACCTCCTGCGTCTACCCGCTGGGAACCCGGCGCGCGTTCGAGTTGGCCGCCGAAGCCGGCTACGACGGCGTCGAGGTCATGGTCACCCAGGACCGCGTGACGCAGGACGCCGACGCGCTCCGCGGCCTCGCCGCCGAGACCGGGCTGGACATCCTCTCCATCCACGCGCCGGTCCTGACCCGGACCGCGTTCGTCTGGGGCCGCGACCATCGGGAGAAGCTCCGGCGCTCGGCGGAGCTCGCCGCCGCCGTCGGCGCGTCGACCGTGGTCGTGCACCCGCCGTTCCGCTGGCAGCGGCGCTACGCGCACGCCTTCGTCGACCTCGTCGCGGAGTTGACCGAGACACACGGCCTCGAGCTGGCCGTCGAGAACATGGCGTGCTTCCAGAGCCGCGGGCTCCGGGTGCAGCCGTTCGCCTTCGGGTACGACCCGGCCCCACTCGCCTGCGCCGCCCTGACGCTCGACTTCTCCCACGCGGCCCTCGCGGGTGAGGACTCGCTCGAGATCGCGACCCGCTACGGCGACCGCCTCCGACACGTGCACCTGTGCGACGGGACCGCGCCGTCGCCGCGTGGTCCCTTCCTCGACGAACACCTCCTCCCGGGTGCCGGTGAGCAGCCGGTCGCCGAGGTCCTCGAGCTGCTGCGCGCGGCGGACTGGTCGGGAAGCATCGTGGCGGAGGTGCACCTGCCCGCGACCGGCGGCGACACGCTCCGCCTCGCCCAGCTGCGGGCCTCACTGGCCTTCGCGAAGCGTGCGTTCGCTAGCACAGGCGAGAACCCGAAGGAAAGCCCGGATGCGGGGGCCTCCCCTACCGGCTAG